A genomic stretch from Molothrus ater isolate BHLD 08-10-18 breed brown headed cowbird unplaced genomic scaffold, BPBGC_Mater_1.1 matUn_MA122, whole genome shotgun sequence includes:
- the WDR74 gene encoding WD repeat-containing protein 74 isoform X2 yields MAAPTRLCHVWVGAETGALKGVNLQRREATNHAGGEGLSRARGVSVLTWGDPAQSQVLVGALDRSLSVFSTEEGKFTGGRLCPGGGGAFCGLGVLGSSVVTAVESGLVRVWGQQEDEEPLQELQAGPGLCRMRQDPTRPHVVGTGGKENGLKVWDLQRPQEPLFRAKNVRNDWLDLRVPVWERDLQFLPGSQRIVTCTGHGQLGGRGQRPGGRGRDRPAQRAGPEGPQGLCWGGPGAAVPPPPAPRGLRGPRSLPAPAPAGRAAVPQGVPEVAPHLPPAEHTPGLAGPGGAPSPKRGEG; encoded by the exons atggcggcgcccacGCGGTTGTGTCACGTTTGGGTGGGAGCCGAGACCGGAGCCCTTAAAg GGGTGAACCTGCAGCGCCGCGAGGCCACGAACCACgcggggggggaggggctgaGCCGGGCCCGGGGGGTCTCGGTGCTCACCTGGGGGGACCCCGCCCAGAGCCAG GTGCTGGTGGGAGCCCTGGATCGATCCCTGAGCGTTTTCAGCACCGAGGAAGGAAAATTCACCGGGGGGAGGCTCTGCCCGGGGGGGGGCGGCGCCTTCTGCGGCCTCGGGGTGCTGGGCAG CTCTGTGGTCACCGCGGTGGAGTCGGGGCTGGTTCGGgtctgggggcagcaggaggatgaggag cccctgcaggagctgcaggcggggccggggctgtgccggaTGCGCCAGGACCCCACGAGGCCTCACGTGGTGGGCACGGGGGGGAAGGAGAACGGGCTCAAGGTGTGGGACCTGCAgcggccccaggagcccctgTTCCGCGCCAAGAAC gtgaggaaCGATTGGCTGGACCTGCGCGTGCCCGTCTGGGAGCGGGACCTGCAGTTCCTGCCAGGGTCACAGAGAATCGTCACCTGCACGGGGCACGGCCAG ctcgGTGGTCGTGGGCAGCGCCCGGGGGGACGTGGCCGTGATCGACCTGCGCAAAG gGCGGGTCCTGAGGGCCCTCAAGGGCTTTGCTGGGGGGGTCCGggggctgcagtgccacccCCGCCTGCCCCTCGTGGCCTCCGTGGGCCTCGATCGCTTCCTGCGCCTGCACCGGCTGGACGGGCAGCTGTGCCACAAG gtgtACCTGAAGTCGCGCCTCACCTGCCTCCTGCTGAACACACACCTGGACTGGCAG GCCCAGGaggagccccctccccaaaaaggGGTGAAGGATGA
- the MRPL49 gene encoding 39S ribosomal protein L49, mitochondrial isoform X2, translating to MAAMAALGRRLRALGRGVRGVQTPPRYEESTAEFGFVERLLPPSRIPDPPPHPKYPTPSGWSPPAGQTPPPDLPYFVRRSRLHNLPVYLGLRQGRRLTELRRIHGDIWALERDLRAFLGSQGVPEVAAQVNEVTGTLRLRGHWGAQVRQWLLQRGF from the exons ATGGCGGCGATGGCGGCGCTGGGCCGGAGGCTGCGGGCGCTGGGCCGGGGGGTCAGGGGGGTGCAG ACCCCTCCCCGCTATGAGGAGTCGACGGCCGAGTTCGGGTTCGTGGAGCGGCTGCTGCCCCCCAGCCGCATCCCCGACCCCCCCCCGCACCCCAAATACCCCACCCCGTCCGGATGGAGCCCCCCCGCAGGTCAG ACCCCCCCCCCGGATCTGCCCTATTTCGTCCGCCGTTCCCGCCTGCACAACCTGCCCGTGTACCTGGGGCTGCGGCAGGGCCGGCGCCTCACGGAGCTGCGCCGCATCCACGGCGACATCTGG GCGCTGGAGCGGGACCTGAGGGCGTTCCTGGGCTCCCAGGGCGTGCCCGAGGTGGCGGCACAGGTGAACGAGGTGACGGGGACGCTGCGGctcaggggacactggggggcTCAGGTGAGGCAGtggctgctccagaggggctTCTAG
- the WDR74 gene encoding WD repeat-containing protein 74 isoform X1, whose product MAAPTRLCHVWVGAETGALKGVNLQRREATNHAGGEGLSRARGVSVLTWGDPAQSQVLVGALDRSLSVFSTEEGKFTGGRLCPGGGGAFCGLGVLGSSVVTAVESGLVRVWGQQEDEEPLQELQAGPGLCRMRQDPTRPHVVGTGGKENGLKVWDLQRPQEPLFRAKNVRNDWLDLRVPVWERDLQFLPGSQRIVTCTGHGQVRLYDPSCPRRRPVLDATFGEAPLTALALPEGNTSVVVGSARGDVAVIDLRKGRVLRALKGFAGGVRGLQCHPRLPLVASVGLDRFLRLHRLDGQLCHKVYLKSRLTCLLLNTHLDWQAQEEPPPQKGVKDEEGDELWDALESIPTPKKSKKRKISGL is encoded by the exons atggcggcgcccacGCGGTTGTGTCACGTTTGGGTGGGAGCCGAGACCGGAGCCCTTAAAg GGGTGAACCTGCAGCGCCGCGAGGCCACGAACCACgcggggggggaggggctgaGCCGGGCCCGGGGGGTCTCGGTGCTCACCTGGGGGGACCCCGCCCAGAGCCAG GTGCTGGTGGGAGCCCTGGATCGATCCCTGAGCGTTTTCAGCACCGAGGAAGGAAAATTCACCGGGGGGAGGCTCTGCCCGGGGGGGGGCGGCGCCTTCTGCGGCCTCGGGGTGCTGGGCAG CTCTGTGGTCACCGCGGTGGAGTCGGGGCTGGTTCGGgtctgggggcagcaggaggatgaggag cccctgcaggagctgcaggcggggccggggctgtgccggaTGCGCCAGGACCCCACGAGGCCTCACGTGGTGGGCACGGGGGGGAAGGAGAACGGGCTCAAGGTGTGGGACCTGCAgcggccccaggagcccctgTTCCGCGCCAAGAAC gtgaggaaCGATTGGCTGGACCTGCGCGTGCCCGTCTGGGAGCGGGACCTGCAGTTCCTGCCAGGGTCACAGAGAATCGTCACCTGCACGGGGCACGGCCAG gtGCGTCTCTATGACCCCTCCTGTCCCCGGCGCCGCCCGGTGCTCGACGCCACCTTTGGGGAGGCGCCGCTGACGGCGCTGGCGCTGCCCGAGGGGAACAC ctcgGTGGTCGTGGGCAGCGCCCGGGGGGACGTGGCCGTGATCGACCTGCGCAAAG gGCGGGTCCTGAGGGCCCTCAAGGGCTTTGCTGGGGGGGTCCGggggctgcagtgccacccCCGCCTGCCCCTCGTGGCCTCCGTGGGCCTCGATCGCTTCCTGCGCCTGCACCGGCTGGACGGGCAGCTGTGCCACAAG gtgtACCTGAAGTCGCGCCTCACCTGCCTCCTGCTGAACACACACCTGGACTGGCAG GCCCAGGaggagccccctccccaaaaaggGGTGAAGGATGAGGAGGGGGACGAGCTGTGGGACGCGCTCGAGTCCATCCCCACCcccaaaaagagcaaaaaaaggaaaatttcgGGGCTTTGA
- the LOC118701057 gene encoding TAF6-like RNA polymerase II p300/CBP-associated factor-associated factor 65 kDa subunit 6L isoform X2 has protein sequence MAEREERRFVELPRDSVRLMAESAGVELSDEVAALLAEDVCYRLREATQNSSQFLKHTRRRRLTVEDFNRALRWSNVEAVCGCGSQDSLPFHLNLE, from the exons ATGGCGGAGCGGGAGGAGCGGCGCTTCGTGGAGCTGCCCCGGGACTCGGTGCGGCTCATGGCCGAGAGCGCCGGCGTGGAGCTCAGCGATGAGGTGGCGGCGCTGCTGGCCGAGGATGTGTGCTACCGGCTGCGGGAGGCCACGCAG AACAGTTCCCAGTTCCTGAAGCACACTCGGCGCCGCCGCCTCACCGTGGAGGATTTCAACCGAGCTCTGCGCTGGAGCAACGTggag GCCGTCTGTGGCTGTGGCTCTCAGGACTCGCTCCCGTTCcatttaaatttagaataa
- the LOC118701057 gene encoding TAF6-like RNA polymerase II p300/CBP-associated factor-associated factor 65 kDa subunit 6L isoform X1 — MAEREERRFVELPRDSVRLMAESAGVELSDEVAALLAEDVCYRLREATQNSSQFLKHTRRRRLTVEDFNRALRWSNVEGEHRVNSLLLAVTPGLAGMTQ, encoded by the exons ATGGCGGAGCGGGAGGAGCGGCGCTTCGTGGAGCTGCCCCGGGACTCGGTGCGGCTCATGGCCGAGAGCGCCGGCGTGGAGCTCAGCGATGAGGTGGCGGCGCTGCTGGCCGAGGATGTGTGCTACCGGCTGCGGGAGGCCACGCAG AACAGTTCCCAGTTCCTGAAGCACACTCGGCGCCGCCGCCTCACCGTGGAGGATTTCAACCGAGCTCTGCGCTGGAGCAACGTggag ggtgagcacagggtgaactctctcctccttgctgtgacacctgggctggcagggatgacacagtga
- the MRPL49 gene encoding 39S ribosomal protein L49, mitochondrial isoform X1 has product MRSRRPSSGSWSGCCPPAASPTPPRTPNTPPRPDGAPPQTPPPDLPYFVRRSRLHNLPVYLGLRQGRRLTELRRIHGDIWALERDLRAFLGSQGVPEVAAQVNEVTGTLRLRGHWGAQVRQWLLQRGF; this is encoded by the exons ATGAGGAGTCGACGGCCGAGTTCGGGTTCGTGGAGCGGCTGCTGCCCCCCAGCCGCATCCCCGACCCCCCCCCGCACCCCAAATACCCCACCCCGTCCGGATGGAGCCCCCCCGCAG ACCCCCCCCCCGGATCTGCCCTATTTCGTCCGCCGTTCCCGCCTGCACAACCTGCCCGTGTACCTGGGGCTGCGGCAGGGCCGGCGCCTCACGGAGCTGCGCCGCATCCACGGCGACATCTGG GCGCTGGAGCGGGACCTGAGGGCGTTCCTGGGCTCCCAGGGCGTGCCCGAGGTGGCGGCACAGGTGAACGAGGTGACGGGGACGCTGCGGctcaggggacactggggggcTCAGGTGAGGCAGtggctgctccagaggggctTCTAG
- the FAU gene encoding FAU ubiquitin-like and ribosomal protein S30, which yields MQLFIRGQTLLTLELSGSETLAQIKERVAELSGIPPEDQVLLHAGTPLDDEAVLGQSPLPEFTTLDLSTRLLGGKVHGSLARAGKVRGQTPKVAKQEKKKKKTGRAKRRMQYNRRFVNVVPTFGKKKGPNANS from the exons ATGCAGCTCTTCATCCGCGGCCAGACCCTCCTCACCCTCGAGCTCTCCGGCTCCGAGACCCTCGCCCAGATCAAG GAGAGGGTGGCCGAGCTTTCGGGGATCCCCCCCGAGGACCAAGTGCTGCTCCACGCCGGGACCCCCCTGGACGATGAGGCcgtgctggggcagagcccccTCCCCGAATTCACCACCCTGGACCTCTCCACGCGCCTGCTGGGCG GTAAAGTCCACGGCTCCCTCGCCCGTGCCGGCAAAGTGAGGGGCCAGACCCCCAAG GTGGCCAagcaggagaagaagaagaagaagacggGGCGGGCCAAGCGGCGCATGCAGTACAACCGGCGCTTCGTCAACGTGGTGCCCACCTTCGGCAAGAAGAAGGGTCCCAACGCCAACTCCTGA